A window of Zingiber officinale cultivar Zhangliang chromosome 5A, Zo_v1.1, whole genome shotgun sequence contains these coding sequences:
- the LOC121981066 gene encoding BTB/POZ domain and ankyrin repeat-containing protein NPR5-like — protein sequence MEEEEETALKSLSMDYLNLLINGQAFSDVSFGVEGRVVHAHRCILAARSLFFRRFFCDGAASRSAAAATATTATAAAGGLSPMLASNSPAARGAGIIPVTSVSYEVFLLVLQFLYSGQVSLVPQKHEARPNCPDRACWHTHCPAAVDLALDILAAARSFGVEPLALLTQKHLAGMVEKASIEDVMKVLVASRKQNIGQLWTTCSHLAAKSGLPAEVLAKHLPLDVVAKIEEIRLKISSLARGAGALFPAHLQAHQQHQQQHHLPGLELAVPCGGTDHHLVDEQQKIRRMRRALDSSDVELVKLMVMGEGLNLDDALALHYAVENCSREVVKALLELGAADVNRRAGPAGKTPLHVAAEMVCPDMVAVLLDHHADPTARTLDGAGVTPLDVLRGLTSDFLFKGAGVPGLAHVEPNKLRLCLELVQSAALVMSREEAAAAAAAAAAVNITHNNVSDGATSHHHSINIYPR from the exons atggaggaggaggaggagacggcGTTGAAGTCGTTGTCGATGGACTACCTCAACCTGCTCATCAACGGCCAGGCGTTCAGCGACGTCAGCTTCGGGGTGGAGGGCCGCGTGGTGCACGCGCACCGCTGTATCCTCGCCGCCCGCTCCCTCTTCTTCCGGAGGTTCTTCTGCGACGGCGCGGCCTCGAGGTCCGCCGCGGCGGCGACGGCGACGACGGCGACTGCGGCGGCGGGGGGGCTGAGCCCGATGCTGGCTTCGAACTCGCCCGCGGCCCGCGGCGCCGGCATCATCCCGGTCACCTCCGTCAGCTACGAGGTGTTCCTGCTGGTGCTCCAGTTCCTCTACAGCGGCCAGGTTTCGCTGGTGCCGCAGAAGCACGAGGCCCGGCCTAATTGCCCCGACCGCGCTTGCTGGCATACCCATTGCCCCGCCGCCGTCGACCTCGCCCTCGATATCCTCGCCGCCGCCCGCTCCTTCGGCGTCGAACCCCTCGCCCTTCTCACTCAG AAACATTTGGCCGGAATGGTGGAGAAGGCGTCGATTGAGGACGTGATGAAGGTGCTGGTGGCGTCGAGGAAGCAAAACATAGGGCAGCTGTGGACGACGTGCTCGCATCTCGCGGCCAAGTCCGGCCTCCCGGCGGAGGTGCTCGCCAAGCACCTCCCCCTCGACGTCGTCGCCAAGATCGAGGAGATCCGGCTCAAGATCAGCTCCCTCGCACGAGGGGCCGGCGCCTTATTCCCGGCGCACCTGCAGGCGCATCAGCAGCATCAGCAGCAGCACCACCTCCCCGGCCTCGAGCTCGCCGTCCCCTGCGGCGGCACCGACCATCACCTCGTCGACGAGCAGCAGAAGATCCGACGGATGCGGCGGGCGCTGGACAGCTCGGACGTGGAGCTGGTGAAGCTGATGGTGATGGGGGAGGGGCTCAACCTCGACGACGCCCTCGCGCTGCACTACGCCGTCGAGAACTGCAGCCGCGAGGTGGTGAAGGCGCTCCTCGAGCTCGGCGCGGCCGACGTGAACCGCCGGGCGGGGCCGGCGGGGAAGACCCCTCTCCACGTGGCGGCCGAGATGGTGTGCCCGGACATGGTCGCCGTGCTGCTCGACCACCACGCCGACCCCACCGCCCGCACCCTCGACGGCGCCGGCGTCACCCCCCTCGACGTCCTCCGCGGCCTCACCTCCGACTTCCTCTTCAAGGGCGCCGGCGTCCCCGGCCTCGCCCACGTCGAGCCCAACAAGCTCCGCCTCTGCCTCGAGCTCGTCCAGTCTGCCGCCCTCGTCATGTCGCGCGAAGaagctgccgccgccgccgccgcagccGCCGCAGTCAACATCACCCACAATAACGTCAGCGACGGCGCCACTTCCCATCATCACTCCATCAATATCTACCCTCGATGA